A genomic stretch from Ureibacillus composti includes:
- a CDS encoding spore coat protein → MEDYLDPINSIGMPELTDSGVALEFLLTTKTGIRNLSIALTETASPALQKIMRTQLDVMVDLYFEISELMLKKEWLKPYDLNGQKELDIKSAENAISIAQLDLFPKSMNRKGMFPSPPKN, encoded by the coding sequence ATGGAAGACTATTTAGATCCTATAAATTCAATTGGAATGCCTGAACTTACTGATTCGGGAGTTGCTCTTGAGTTTTTACTTACAACAAAAACGGGTATTCGAAATCTTTCAATTGCCCTAACAGAAACTGCTTCCCCTGCTCTTCAGAAAATCATGAGAACTCAGCTGGATGTCATGGTTGATTTATATTTTGAAATTTCTGAACTGATGTTAAAAAAAGAATGGCTAAAACCTTATGATCTAAATGGTCAAAAAGAACTGGATATTAAATCTGCAGAAAATGCGATTAGTATTGCACAGTTGGATTTATTCCCTAAAAGCATGAATCGAAAAGGAATGTTCCCTAGCCCACCAAAAAATTAA
- a CDS encoding Ger(x)C family spore germination protein produces MASILFLSGCWSQKEVNELAIISAMAIDKNEEGQYVKTIQLINPSNVAGGLQGGGGGQSPAVTVYTAKGDSVLEAHFNASSKISRKLYHAHANLIVLSEEVAQEDGIENVLDAFERDPEIRSTTRLVIAHNTKAGDLLKTLTGVDKIPAEKVNGTLEVTEQSRGANMEVTLQDVIKALTSKGKEPVISGISMKGDIELGKKLENIQKSELDTTLEADGLAIFKEGKLIDWYHDDMAKGVIWILDKIKETDVELNREGKKNAIVYNVIRQKTKVSADVINDIPTITINVRAEGDIREVRTPINLKDPKVILELEKELEKKIKTMLEDTVKRAQQNKTDIFGFGEEVHRSNPKKWGKMKDDWNNNYFPNLNVQVKVEAFVRRSGLRTNSYFSDMEK; encoded by the coding sequence ATAGCAAGTATCTTATTTCTATCGGGATGTTGGAGTCAGAAAGAAGTAAATGAGTTGGCAATCATATCTGCCATGGCTATTGATAAAAATGAAGAGGGTCAATACGTCAAGACCATTCAACTAATCAATCCATCAAACGTAGCGGGAGGACTTCAGGGTGGCGGAGGTGGGCAGAGTCCTGCAGTTACTGTTTACACTGCAAAAGGAGACAGTGTACTTGAGGCCCATTTCAACGCTTCATCCAAAATCTCCCGTAAGCTGTATCATGCTCATGCAAATTTAATTGTATTGAGTGAAGAGGTGGCACAAGAAGATGGAATAGAAAATGTTTTAGACGCCTTCGAACGGGATCCGGAAATCCGGTCGACTACAAGGCTTGTGATTGCTCATAATACAAAAGCGGGAGATTTGCTTAAAACTTTAACAGGTGTTGATAAAATTCCAGCTGAAAAAGTGAACGGAACTTTAGAAGTTACTGAACAATCCAGAGGTGCAAATATGGAAGTTACTCTTCAGGATGTTATTAAGGCACTTACCTCCAAAGGGAAAGAACCGGTGATCAGTGGTATTAGTATGAAAGGAGATATTGAACTTGGTAAAAAATTGGAAAATATCCAGAAATCTGAACTCGATACCACTTTGGAAGCAGATGGGTTGGCCATCTTCAAAGAAGGAAAGTTGATTGACTGGTATCATGATGATATGGCCAAAGGGGTAATTTGGATACTTGATAAAATTAAAGAAACTGATGTGGAACTGAACAGGGAAGGAAAGAAGAACGCCATCGTTTACAATGTTATTCGTCAAAAAACAAAAGTTTCTGCAGACGTAATAAATGACATCCCAACTATTACAATTAATGTCCGTGCTGAAGGTGATATTCGCGAAGTAAGGACACCCATTAACTTGAAGGATCCGAAAGTTATTCTGGAATTAGAGAAAGAACTGGAAAAGAAAATCAAGACAATGTTAGAAGATACGGTTAAGCGTGCCCAACAAAATAAGACGGATATTTTTGGATTTGGCGAAGAAGTTCATCGTTCTAATCCTAAAAAATGGGGAAAAATGAAAGATGATTGGAACAATAATTACTTTCCAAACTTGAACGTACAGGTTAAAGTTGAAGCTTTTGTACGGCGCAGCGGCCTAAGAACCAATTCATATTTTTCGGATATGGAAAAATAA
- a CDS encoding endospore germination permease, which produces MEKAKISAYQLLVLIFLFEIGSAILVPLAIEAKQDAWLAVLIGLAGGCCLFWIYHSLYSYYPDIPLTEYMQIILGSVLGKVLAFFYVLYFMYIGARVLRDFGEMLIAVFYPETPLFVMNVLMVLVVVYTIRKGIEVIARTGELLFIIMMLIGISGIVLINISGIIQISNLEPFLEKGLKPVVKTAFTQALFFPFGEVIVFAMIFPYLKQSSKAMKTGLLGLGLSGLIIALIMAMNISVLGVDLISRSLFPLLSTIQTIEFAGFLERLDITFMLSTVIGGYFKISLYFYASLAGTANLFNIKDSAQLAYPLGLLLLVLSITIASNFSEHVYEGLQIVPLYLHLPFQVIIPSILLIIAFFKKRKKQ; this is translated from the coding sequence TTGGAAAAGGCAAAAATTAGCGCGTACCAGCTTTTAGTGCTAATTTTCTTATTTGAAATTGGTAGTGCAATTTTAGTTCCTCTTGCCATTGAAGCGAAACAGGACGCTTGGCTGGCAGTTTTGATTGGGTTGGCAGGCGGCTGTTGTTTATTTTGGATTTATCATAGCCTTTATTCTTATTATCCGGATATTCCGCTTACTGAATATATGCAGATAATACTTGGGAGCGTTTTAGGGAAAGTTTTGGCCTTCTTTTATGTGCTTTACTTTATGTATATTGGAGCAAGAGTTCTGAGGGATTTTGGAGAAATGCTAATCGCTGTCTTTTATCCAGAAACTCCATTGTTTGTTATGAATGTATTGATGGTGTTAGTGGTTGTGTATACAATTCGTAAAGGAATTGAGGTCATTGCGCGAACAGGAGAACTGCTATTTATAATTATGATGTTGATTGGCATCAGTGGCATAGTTTTAATTAACATTTCAGGCATTATCCAAATCTCAAACCTAGAACCATTCCTCGAAAAAGGATTAAAGCCGGTCGTAAAAACTGCATTTACGCAAGCCTTGTTTTTTCCCTTTGGCGAAGTTATAGTATTTGCCATGATTTTTCCCTATTTGAAACAATCATCAAAGGCGATGAAAACCGGGTTACTAGGACTAGGACTGAGTGGACTGATCATAGCGCTAATCATGGCTATGAATATCAGTGTACTCGGTGTCGACCTCATTTCACGTTCACTTTTCCCCCTTCTTTCAACCATACAAACGATTGAGTTTGCAGGTTTTTTAGAACGGCTAGATATTACTTTTATGCTTTCCACAGTTATCGGAGGTTATTTTAAAATCAGTCTGTATTTCTATGCTTCCCTGGCAGGTACTGCAAATTTATTCAATATAAAAGATTCGGCACAATTGGCATATCCATTGGGGTTGCTTCTTTTAGTTTTATCTATAACCATTGCCAGCAATTTTTCAGAACATGTTTATGAAGGACTGCAGATTGTCCCTTTGTATTTGCATCTTCCTTTTCAAGTAATTATTCCTAGTATCCTACTTATCATTGCTTTTTTTAAGAAAAGAAAAAAGCAATGA
- a CDS encoding methyl-accepting chemotaxis protein, whose amino-acid sequence MLKWFKNLKTSTKLINSFLVICILLGAVGIYSLINLSKMDKMIGFMYEERVVPISDLGRAETDYQRLRVQIRDMVFTSQTKEQKDVINEVRVQTVNDIENSIEKYEKTIILPEEQVILDKLHPKLEEYLILYEKAVKYAYANDVDGYQKMAPEFKEAGDKVQGHLKELIDLNVSLSKTTNKESEELYNSARIFTITIIILSVLFNIGIGLVISRLISNPLKKISELVEKVSKGDLTETTTIDTKDEIGDLSRSINTMVDSLHTTVKEILLSAESVSASAQEISATTEELSSSASTQADDAQTINELFKEIVKGAESQANDAQTMKELFRQLDIAMDSVARNADETAKFCTELGKVADEGGKVVSASIEGMKGVNSQMSLLEKDANRIGDIIKVIDDIASQTNLLALNAAIEAARAGEQGKGFAVVADEVRKLAEQSSNATKEITGIIKGIQDNTALSVVTVAEGVEATYRTGEAFTQITDMVSQAHGKTLEIATASAQQSAQSSDVMKAIESIASASEQQSAQSSDVMKAVESIAGTSEESAAASEQTAATSQALAHLAEELNNSVSKFKTH is encoded by the coding sequence ATGTTGAAGTGGTTTAAAAATTTGAAGACTTCTACCAAATTGATTAATTCATTCCTTGTAATATGTATCCTTCTAGGAGCAGTAGGAATTTACAGCTTAATCAATTTAAGTAAAATGGACAAGATGATAGGCTTTATGTATGAGGAACGTGTTGTGCCGATAAGTGATCTAGGTAGAGCAGAGACAGATTATCAACGCCTCCGTGTTCAAATCCGAGACATGGTATTCACATCACAAACTAAAGAACAAAAAGATGTTATCAATGAAGTGAGGGTTCAAACTGTTAATGATATAGAGAATAGTATAGAAAAATACGAAAAAACTATCATTCTTCCAGAGGAACAAGTTATTCTTGACAAACTACATCCTAAATTGGAAGAATATTTAATTCTTTATGAGAAAGCAGTAAAGTATGCTTATGCAAATGATGTTGATGGTTATCAAAAAATGGCTCCTGAGTTTAAAGAAGCAGGAGATAAAGTACAAGGGCATCTTAAAGAACTTATTGATTTGAATGTCAGTTTATCTAAAACAACGAATAAAGAATCCGAGGAATTGTATAATTCTGCTCGAATTTTTACAATAACGATAATTATTCTTTCTGTTCTATTCAACATCGGTATAGGGTTGGTCATTTCTCGACTTATCTCTAATCCATTAAAGAAAATATCTGAATTAGTTGAAAAGGTATCAAAAGGTGATTTAACAGAAACAACTACTATTGACACGAAGGATGAAATCGGTGATTTATCTCGTTCGATTAATACCATGGTAGACAGTCTACATACTACAGTAAAAGAAATTCTTCTGTCTGCTGAGAGTGTATCTGCATCAGCTCAAGAAATCTCTGCTACTACTGAGGAACTCTCAAGCAGTGCATCTACACAGGCAGATGATGCTCAAACAATCAATGAATTGTTTAAAGAAATTGTAAAAGGAGCTGAAAGTCAGGCAAATGATGCTCAAACTATGAAAGAACTATTCCGACAATTAGATATTGCTATGGACTCAGTTGCAAGAAATGCAGATGAAACAGCTAAATTTTGTACTGAATTAGGTAAAGTAGCAGATGAAGGCGGTAAAGTAGTAAGCGCGTCTATTGAAGGTATGAAAGGCGTAAACTCTCAAATGTCTTTACTTGAAAAGGATGCAAACCGCATTGGAGATATTATCAAGGTTATCGATGATATTGCTAGTCAGACAAACTTATTAGCCTTAAATGCAGCTATTGAAGCAGCAAGAGCAGGTGAACAAGGAAAAGGTTTCGCAGTAGTAGCAGATGAAGTTCGTAAATTGGCAGAACAGTCAAGTAATGCTACAAAAGAAATCACTGGAATTATCAAAGGTATTCAGGATAACACAGCTCTTAGTGTAGTCACGGTAGCCGAAGGGGTTGAAGCAACTTATCGTACTGGCGAAGCATTTACTCAAATCACAGATATGGTTTCTCAAGCACATGGTAAGACTTTGGAAATTGCTACAGCAAGTGCACAGCAATCTGCTCAATCTTCTGATGTTATGAAAGCAATTGAAAGCATTGCATCTGCGAGTGAGCAACAATCTGCTCAGTCATCTGATGTTATGAAAGCAGTCGAAAGTATTGCAGGTACAAGTGAAGAATCTGCAGCAGCAAGTGAACAAACTGCAGCGACATCACAGGCGTTGGCACACTTAGCTGAAGAGTTAAACAATTCAGTTTCTAAATTCAAAACTCACTAA
- a CDS encoding zinc-dependent alcohol dehydrogenase yields MKAVTFQGIKNVEVKEVQDPKIKKADDIIVRLTTTAICGSDLHLIHGMIPNLGKDYVIGHEPMGIVEEVGKGVTKVKKGDRVVIPFNIACGECWYCNHDLESQCDNANDNGEMGAYFGYSDTTGGFPGGQAEYMRVPYGNFIPFKIPEKSEVPDESLVLLADAASTAFWSVENAGVKKGDTVVILGCGPVGLLAQKFTWLKGAQRVIAVDYIGYRLKHAKKTNNVEIVNFEDHENCGEYLKEITKGGADVVIDCVGMSGKMTPLEFLASGVKLQSGAMGAIVTASQAVRKGGTIQITGVYGGRYNAFPLGDIFQRNVAIRTGQAPVVHIMPHVYNLIADGKVNAGDIITHVLPLDKAKHGYEMFDTKQEDCIKVVLKP; encoded by the coding sequence ATGAAAGCTGTCACTTTTCAAGGTATAAAAAATGTTGAGGTTAAAGAAGTACAAGACCCTAAAATAAAAAAAGCCGATGATATTATTGTCCGCTTAACAACTACTGCCATTTGCGGGTCGGACTTGCATTTGATTCATGGGATGATTCCAAATCTTGGAAAAGATTATGTCATTGGCCATGAACCAATGGGAATTGTAGAAGAAGTTGGCAAGGGGGTGACGAAGGTTAAAAAGGGTGACCGGGTTGTTATTCCTTTTAACATTGCATGCGGTGAATGCTGGTATTGCAATCACGATTTGGAAAGTCAATGTGATAATGCCAATGACAATGGTGAAATGGGTGCCTACTTCGGATATTCAGACACAACAGGTGGATTTCCTGGAGGACAAGCAGAGTATATGCGAGTTCCTTATGGCAATTTTATTCCCTTCAAAATCCCTGAGAAATCTGAAGTGCCAGATGAAAGTCTAGTTCTCCTTGCCGATGCCGCTTCTACTGCTTTTTGGAGTGTAGAAAATGCCGGTGTGAAAAAAGGAGATACTGTTGTTATTCTTGGTTGCGGACCTGTTGGGCTATTAGCACAAAAATTTACTTGGTTGAAAGGTGCACAAAGAGTAATCGCGGTTGACTACATCGGGTATCGTCTTAAACATGCAAAGAAGACAAATAACGTCGAAATCGTCAATTTTGAAGACCATGAAAATTGTGGTGAATATTTGAAAGAGATTACCAAGGGCGGTGCAGACGTTGTCATTGATTGTGTCGGTATGAGCGGAAAAATGACTCCTCTAGAATTTCTTGCAAGTGGCGTAAAACTGCAAAGTGGTGCTATGGGGGCTATTGTCACAGCCAGTCAAGCTGTACGTAAAGGAGGAACGATCCAAATTACCGGTGTTTATGGTGGTCGATACAACGCCTTCCCACTCGGAGATATTTTCCAACGCAATGTAGCGATTCGAACTGGACAAGCCCCAGTTGTTCATATCATGCCTCATGTCTACAACTTAATTGCTGATGGAAAGGTGAATGCCGGTGACATCATTACACATGTCCTCCCTCTTGATAAAGCAAAACATGGTTATGAAATGTTCGATACAAAACAAGAAGACTGTATTAAAGTGGTTTTAAAACCTTGA
- a CDS encoding TerC family protein, with amino-acid sequence MESIWLEYAWTLLILIGLEGLLSADNALVLAVIAKHLPEEQKKRAINYGIILAFVFRFAALFAISFIANVWQIQAIGAAYLLYLGLKHVIKAKFGKDNKNIHKDDEKESAGKGFGATVGKIALADLAFAVDSILAAVALALGLPDSPLDDFGGMDGGQFIVVVLGGIAGLVLIKFAATWFVQLLDKRPALETTAYAIVAWVGVKLAIITLAHEDIGVLDPHFPHSTVWTLIFYGVLVGIALIGWFAPSNKSKQNETL; translated from the coding sequence ATGGAGTCAATATGGTTAGAGTATGCCTGGACATTGCTAATTCTAATAGGATTAGAAGGGTTATTATCCGCTGACAATGCCTTAGTACTTGCGGTTATTGCCAAGCATTTACCAGAAGAGCAGAAAAAAAGGGCTATAAATTACGGAATTATTTTGGCTTTTGTATTCAGATTTGCTGCACTTTTTGCAATTTCCTTTATCGCGAATGTCTGGCAGATACAAGCAATAGGAGCAGCCTATCTACTTTATCTGGGATTAAAGCATGTCATTAAGGCGAAGTTCGGGAAAGATAACAAAAATATTCATAAGGACGACGAAAAAGAATCCGCTGGTAAAGGTTTTGGTGCAACAGTAGGAAAGATTGCATTAGCGGATCTTGCTTTTGCAGTTGATTCCATTCTAGCTGCAGTTGCTCTTGCCCTCGGTCTTCCGGATTCTCCACTAGATGATTTTGGTGGTATGGATGGAGGACAATTTATTGTTGTTGTTCTTGGAGGTATTGCTGGTCTTGTCTTGATCAAATTTGCAGCGACTTGGTTTGTGCAACTTCTTGATAAACGTCCAGCATTGGAAACGACAGCATATGCCATTGTTGCCTGGGTCGGTGTCAAACTAGCAATAATTACTCTTGCCCATGAGGATATTGGTGTCTTGGATCCTCATTTCCCACACAGTACTGTATGGACCCTGATTTTTTATGGAGTATTAGTAGGTATTGCCTTAATCGGTTGGTTTGCTCCTAGCAATAAATCAAAACAAAATGAGACGTTATAG
- a CDS encoding EAL domain-containing protein, translating into MNKTSYTEVILERVSDAFYSLNRDLKIEYINNVTERLLQINRKNVVGRYIFDALPHKDIQKFVTRYKRALSQQEPIEFEEYFNNKWFEIRAFPSAEGLSVFFKDITQQKQEYEKRNYLANYDVLTDLPNRYFFSNYLNDKLQSLEVSIAVIFISINKIEKINDTFGHEIGDKLIKQTAECLKWTVDKFGFIARYSGNQFLVALEYRDEKEIFSTIDRIMESVSSPFLINGYELKTSLSIGISQSPKDGQSVELLMKNAAFAMNRAKKESGSNFKFYSCNEGEGSFDRLKIEVELYKAIEKNQLFLHYQPKINLNTGKIVGVEALIRWEHPEWGLVSPGTFIPIAEETGLIIPIGEWVLNVACKQSKIWQEQGFNTVISVNLSAIQFNQPNLIKTIETVLQKTGLEPHLLELEITESMIADIDHTMLMLQQLKKIGILISIDDFGTGFSSLSYLKYFPVDTLKIDQSFVRNLHNNPTDETMVKTIITMAHNLNLKVVAEGIETKEQLVFLQQHLCDEGQGFFLSKPLLANDLEQKHSNIEQIVLDHGIPRELNEQMWMKELLEEAKRELQDTIRLQQGMIFKFKKINERFIHTLCDGELMYSLGLIPSQVIGKRLEEFLPYESAMEKTAIYHKAWEAEEVVTYEDELNGINYLATLRPIKKGGEVVEVIGSCIDITARKKAEKALKESEFIYRLISENMTDIVMLLDINGKILYSSPSLANVIGSPLRSLIGESSFDLIQPEEKQRVIMGFQQIIKSKTPAMMEAHFLTVNGNSVLFEGVGTPVLGENGEPEHFIVVGRDITEKRIMEEQISKASIIGSDCEAHR; encoded by the coding sequence TTGAATAAGACAAGCTATACTGAGGTCATTTTGGAAAGAGTATCCGATGCTTTTTACTCCTTAAATAGAGATTTAAAAATCGAATATATAAATAACGTTACTGAAAGGCTTTTACAAATTAATCGTAAAAATGTCGTTGGACGCTATATTTTTGATGCTTTACCACATAAAGATATACAGAAATTTGTAACCCGATATAAAAGGGCACTATCGCAACAAGAACCTATAGAATTTGAAGAGTATTTTAACAATAAATGGTTTGAAATAAGGGCTTTTCCTTCTGCTGAAGGTTTGTCGGTATTTTTTAAAGATATTACGCAACAAAAGCAAGAGTATGAAAAAAGAAATTATCTAGCTAATTATGATGTTTTAACAGATTTACCCAACCGATATTTTTTTAGTAATTACTTAAATGATAAGTTACAATCTCTTGAAGTATCTATTGCAGTTATTTTTATATCTATAAACAAAATTGAAAAAATAAATGATACATTTGGTCATGAAATAGGTGACAAATTAATAAAACAAACTGCTGAATGTCTAAAATGGACTGTAGACAAATTTGGTTTTATTGCTCGTTATTCTGGAAATCAGTTTCTTGTCGCTTTGGAGTACCGTGATGAAAAGGAAATATTCTCCACTATTGATCGAATAATGGAGTCGGTTTCAAGTCCATTTTTAATTAATGGTTATGAACTAAAAACTTCACTAAGTATTGGCATAAGTCAGTCTCCAAAGGATGGACAAAGTGTAGAATTACTAATGAAAAATGCAGCATTCGCAATGAATAGAGCAAAAAAAGAAAGTGGAAGTAATTTCAAGTTTTACTCATGTAATGAAGGTGAAGGAAGTTTTGATCGATTAAAGATAGAAGTGGAGCTTTATAAAGCTATAGAAAAAAATCAATTATTCCTCCACTATCAACCTAAAATAAATTTAAATACAGGGAAAATAGTGGGGGTAGAAGCTTTAATTCGATGGGAACATCCAGAGTGGGGTTTGGTTTCACCTGGGACATTTATTCCAATAGCTGAAGAAACAGGATTAATTATACCTATCGGAGAATGGGTTTTGAATGTTGCTTGTAAACAAAGCAAAATATGGCAAGAACAAGGATTTAATACAGTTATTTCTGTCAATTTGTCAGCAATTCAATTTAATCAACCAAATTTAATTAAAACGATTGAAACTGTTCTTCAAAAAACGGGACTTGAACCACATTTATTAGAACTTGAAATTACTGAAAGTATGATAGCTGATATTGACCATACAATGTTAATGCTACAGCAATTAAAAAAGATTGGTATTCTTATTAGTATTGATGATTTTGGAACTGGATTCAGTTCTCTAAGCTATTTAAAATATTTCCCTGTGGACACATTAAAGATTGACCAATCATTTGTTAGAAATCTTCATAACAATCCTACCGATGAAACCATGGTTAAAACTATCATTACAATGGCTCATAATTTAAATTTGAAAGTAGTTGCAGAAGGAATTGAAACAAAGGAGCAACTTGTTTTTCTGCAGCAACATTTATGCGATGAAGGGCAAGGGTTTTTCTTATCTAAACCGTTATTAGCCAATGATTTAGAACAAAAACATTCTAATATTGAACAAATCGTTTTAGACCATGGGATTCCAAGAGAACTAAACGAACAGATGTGGATGAAAGAATTATTGGAAGAAGCTAAAAGAGAGTTACAAGATACGATTCGATTACAACAAGGTATGATTTTCAAGTTTAAAAAAATTAATGAACGATTTATTCATACACTATGTGATGGAGAATTAATGTACAGTTTGGGATTAATTCCTTCTCAAGTTATTGGTAAAAGATTAGAGGAATTTCTGCCTTATGAAAGTGCTATGGAAAAAACAGCCATCTACCATAAGGCTTGGGAAGCAGAAGAAGTTGTTACTTATGAAGACGAATTAAATGGGATAAATTATTTAGCCACTTTACGCCCAATAAAAAAGGGTGGAGAAGTAGTTGAAGTTATTGGGTCCTGTATTGATATAACTGCACGAAAAAAAGCCGAGAAAGCTTTAAAGGAGAGTGAATTTATATATCGCCTTATTTCTGAAAATATGACCGACATTGTAATGTTATTGGACATCAATGGAAAGATATTATATTCATCACCATCCTTAGCAAATGTAATCGGTTCCCCATTAAGATCATTAATAGGAGAAAGTTCATTTGATTTAATACAGCCCGAAGAAAAACAACGCGTGATAATGGGGTTTCAACAAATAATAAAATCTAAAACACCAGCTATGATGGAAGCTCATTTTTTGACAGTTAACGGAAATTCTGTGTTATTTGAAGGTGTCGGTACACCGGTACTTGGGGAAAATGGAGAGCCTGAACACTTTATTGTAGTTGGAAGAGACATTACTGAAAAAAGGATAATGGAAGAACAGATCTCAAAAGCTTCAATTATAGGGAGCGATTGTGAAGCACATAGGTAG
- a CDS encoding MFS transporter, whose product MENEISSRLDYLPVNKIHRFATLIIGIALFFEFFEVFLTGVLASVLKNEFQIESSTMPLLLGSSFFGMFFGAIFLSRLADKFGRKKAFIINLTIYSVFTMLIALSQNLETIILFRFLAGMGLGAQPPLCSAYLSEILPASKRGKYIAWAYTMAFLAIPIEGILARVLVPQSPLGIDGWRWMFIIGALGAFIIFMWLHKLPESPRWLAMVGRYNEAEQVVRQLEMSSGVASPKQTIKTTHVAAKRQTVPFSTIFKKQYVKLTLMMYVFQILQSVGYYGFGTLSPLILAEKGYTITTSLQYIALSFIGYPLGSLLAVPLVERIHRKWLIVITAVGMATFGMMFGMAETPIFIILGGFFFTIFGNIFTSAFNVFQAEIFPTKIRATASGSAYSLSRLTSGLLPFILLPILNQSGATTVFYIIAGAMLILILDISILAPKTTGKSLTTDENLVNSDIESDVISTVKQ is encoded by the coding sequence ATGGAAAATGAAATTTCAAGTCGACTTGATTATCTTCCAGTGAACAAAATTCATAGATTTGCAACTTTAATAATTGGAATTGCTTTGTTCTTTGAATTTTTCGAGGTGTTTTTAACAGGAGTATTAGCGTCAGTGCTAAAAAACGAGTTTCAAATTGAATCAAGTACCATGCCACTTTTGTTAGGCTCAAGTTTCTTCGGTATGTTCTTCGGAGCCATTTTCTTGAGCCGACTAGCCGATAAGTTTGGTCGAAAAAAAGCTTTCATTATTAACCTAACTATTTACTCTGTTTTCACAATGTTAATAGCTCTAAGCCAGAATTTAGAAACTATTATACTTTTTAGATTTTTAGCAGGAATGGGCTTAGGTGCACAACCCCCATTATGTTCAGCCTATTTAAGCGAAATTCTTCCAGCTTCTAAGCGTGGAAAATATATAGCATGGGCTTATACCATGGCGTTCTTAGCTATTCCTATTGAAGGGATATTAGCACGTGTACTTGTACCTCAATCCCCTCTTGGAATTGACGGTTGGAGATGGATGTTCATTATCGGTGCGTTAGGTGCATTTATTATTTTTATGTGGCTACACAAATTACCTGAATCGCCACGTTGGCTTGCTATGGTTGGTCGTTACAATGAGGCAGAGCAAGTTGTTAGGCAATTAGAAATGAGTTCAGGTGTTGCCTCACCGAAGCAAACGATAAAAACAACCCATGTAGCAGCCAAAAGGCAAACTGTTCCTTTTTCGACTATCTTTAAAAAACAATATGTTAAACTAACTTTAATGATGTACGTATTCCAAATTTTACAATCAGTTGGATACTATGGATTTGGAACATTGTCCCCATTGATATTAGCGGAAAAAGGTTATACGATCACAACATCCCTTCAATACATTGCATTATCTTTTATAGGTTATCCACTAGGTTCATTACTTGCCGTGCCATTAGTTGAACGAATTCATCGAAAATGGCTTATTGTAATAACTGCCGTCGGAATGGCAACTTTCGGCATGATGTTTGGAATGGCTGAAACCCCAATCTTCATTATTTTAGGGGGATTCTTCTTTACCATTTTTGGTAATATTTTTACCAGTGCATTTAACGTCTTCCAGGCCGAAATATTCCCTACGAAAATTCGTGCAACAGCTTCTGGTAGTGCATATAGTTTGAGTCGTCTCACAAGTGGATTACTACCGTTTATCTTGTTGCCAATTCTAAATCAAAGTGGTGCTACTACAGTATTTTATATAATTGCTGGAGCAATGTTAATTCTTATTTTGGATATTTCAATCCTTGCTCCGAAAACTACTGGAAAATCACTTACAACAGACGAGAATCTAGTAAATTCAGATATAGAGTCAGATGTAATAAGCACTGTTAAGCAATAA
- a CDS encoding spore coat protein, which yields MFEKKLALHETMEFHEVINFMTTSLLKSKLSQGVVFDDDLRALLDKNVKLSTPALTAMVKLYTNSELEY from the coding sequence GTGTTTGAGAAAAAATTAGCACTTCATGAAACAATGGAATTTCATGAAGTCATAAACTTTATGACAACTAGTTTACTGAAATCAAAATTGAGTCAAGGTGTAGTCTTTGATGATGATTTAAGAGCATTATTGGACAAAAATGTAAAATTATCGACCCCAGCACTCACTGCTATGGTTAAGCTCTACACTAATTCGGAATTAGAATATTAG